Proteins from one Ignavibacteriales bacterium genomic window:
- a CDS encoding sigma-70 family RNA polymerase sigma factor, with protein MRHLSDIEIIESIKRGNVSDFSLLVNRYKDRAFSLLRRILKNELDAEEALQDSFLKVFNGLKDFRKDAQFSTWLYKIVFNTGLTVLSSKKRKIEQEMSSIDEEFNLGNYDNEIYGATDNVRQYILKMVDKLPVRGALVVILFYMDGLSLNEISQVMGTSLVNTKVLLHRSRNALKDLLLKHNYQEEML; from the coding sequence ATGAGACACTTAAGTGATATCGAAATTATCGAGTCTATTAAAAGAGGAAACGTATCTGATTTCTCTCTTCTTGTAAATAGATATAAAGACAGGGCATTTTCTTTATTACGGAGAATTTTGAAAAACGAACTGGATGCAGAAGAAGCTCTTCAAGATAGTTTCTTAAAAGTATTTAATGGTCTAAAAGATTTTAGAAAAGATGCACAATTTTCAACATGGCTTTATAAAATAGTTTTCAATACCGGTTTAACAGTTTTATCATCTAAGAAAAGAAAGATAGAACAAGAAATGAGTTCGATTGACGAAGAATTTAATCTTGGCAATTATGATAATGAAATCTACGGTGCTACAGACAATGTACGGCAGTATATTCTTAAAATGGTAGATAAACTTCCCGTTCGAGGGGCTCTTGTTGTAATATTGTTTTATATGGACGGACTTTCGCTAAATGAAATTAGTCAAGTGATGGGGACTTCATTAGTAAATACAAAAGTTTTATTACATCGTTCACGTAATGCTTTGAAGGATTTACTCCTCAAGCATAACTATCAGGAGGAAATGTTATGA
- the trxB gene encoding thioredoxin-disulfide reductase, with protein sequence MSNNHHKVIIIGSGPAGLTAALYTSRANLNPVVFEGMQPGGQLTITTEVENFPGFEHGIQGPELMDVMRKQVQRFGAQCFFKNVTEVDFSNRPLVVKSENETFTADSVIISTGASAKLLNIESEKKYMGYGVSACATCDGFFFKGLKVLVVGGGDTAMEEANYLTKFASEVSIIHRRNEFRASKIMYDRTKKNPKIKFITNAVIKEVLGKEEDNKKFVIGALLKNTKDGSTWQIPADGIFMAIGHHPNTSLFNGILDMDETGYLIVKPGTTKTNIEGVFAAGDVADKTYRQAVTAAGSGCMAAIDAQHWLEEQELA encoded by the coding sequence ATGTCAAATAATCATCATAAAGTTATAATAATTGGTTCAGGTCCGGCAGGGTTAACAGCCGCGCTTTATACATCACGTGCAAATCTAAATCCGGTTGTCTTTGAAGGCATGCAGCCCGGTGGACAATTAACAATTACAACAGAAGTTGAAAACTTTCCCGGTTTTGAACATGGAATCCAGGGTCCGGAATTAATGGATGTTATGCGTAAACAGGTTCAACGGTTTGGTGCGCAATGTTTTTTTAAGAATGTAACTGAAGTTGATTTTTCCAATCGCCCTTTGGTAGTAAAATCGGAAAACGAAACATTCACGGCGGATTCTGTAATTATTTCAACCGGTGCATCAGCAAAATTACTGAACATTGAAAGTGAAAAGAAATATATGGGCTACGGAGTTTCTGCATGTGCAACTTGTGATGGTTTCTTTTTCAAAGGTTTGAAAGTTTTGGTTGTCGGCGGGGGTGACACCGCGATGGAAGAAGCAAATTATCTGACAAAATTTGCATCGGAAGTTTCAATTATTCACCGCCGCAATGAATTTCGTGCCTCAAAAATTATGTATGACCGTACGAAGAAAAATCCAAAAATTAAATTCATAACTAATGCAGTTATTAAAGAAGTGCTTGGTAAAGAAGAAGACAATAAAAAATTTGTAATTGGTGCGCTTCTTAAAAACACAAAAGACGGTTCTACATGGCAAATTCCGGCAGACGGAATTTTTATGGCAATTGGTCATCACCCTAACACTTCACTCTTCAATGGGATTTTGGATATGGATGAAACCGGTTATTTAATTGTAAAACCAGGAACGACTAAGACAAACATTGAGGGAGTTTTTGCTGCCGGCGATGTTGCAGATAAAACTTACAGACAAGCTGTTACTGCTGCAGGTAGCGGTTGTATGGCTGCAATTGATGCACAACATTGGCTTGAAGAACAAGAGTTAGCTTAA
- the queG gene encoding tRNA epoxyqueuosine(34) reductase QueG: MKLTNQIIIEKAKEIGFDLIGFAKADLLQNETEKLKEWLSKGFHASMDYMERNFEKRFNLNNILPNAKSVISLAINYYTDHKYTNEKGFGKVSRYAWGKDYHLVIWEKLEILEEQLKEIDPSFNCLTYVDTGPVMDKAWAVRSGIGWLGKHTNVITREMGSWIFLATIICNQEFNYDEPIEDFCGSCRACLNACPTNAIVDEYVVDANKCISFLTIENKGEISGEFKNQFDDWLFGCDICQDVCPWNKKFPTQTRERKFEPNENKEIPLREIIEMDSEDFKKRFEISPIKRAKLNGIKRNAEFIMKNR; the protein is encoded by the coding sequence ATGAAACTCACTAACCAAATAATAATCGAAAAAGCAAAAGAAATAGGATTCGATCTAATCGGATTTGCAAAAGCTGATCTACTTCAAAACGAAACAGAAAAATTAAAAGAATGGTTGAGTAAAGGATTTCATGCTTCCATGGATTATATGGAACGCAACTTTGAAAAACGATTCAACTTAAATAATATTTTACCAAATGCTAAAAGTGTTATTTCACTTGCGATAAATTATTATACCGATCACAAATACACTAATGAAAAAGGTTTCGGAAAAGTATCCCGCTATGCCTGGGGAAAAGATTATCACTTAGTTATTTGGGAGAAGTTAGAAATTCTTGAAGAACAACTTAAAGAGATTGATCCTTCTTTTAATTGTCTAACTTACGTTGATACCGGTCCGGTAATGGATAAAGCTTGGGCAGTTCGATCCGGAATTGGTTGGTTGGGAAAGCATACAAATGTTATTACAAGAGAAATGGGAAGCTGGATATTTTTGGCGACAATTATTTGCAATCAAGAATTTAATTATGATGAACCAATAGAAGATTTTTGCGGCTCATGCAGAGCTTGCCTTAATGCTTGTCCTACTAATGCTATTGTTGATGAATATGTTGTTGATGCAAATAAATGTATTTCCTTCTTAACCATTGAAAACAAAGGAGAAATATCCGGTGAATTCAAAAACCAATTTGATGACTGGCTTTTCGGCTGTGATATTTGCCAGGATGTTTGTCCGTGGAATAAAAAATTTCCGACTCAAACACGCGAAAGAAAATTTGAACCGAATGAGAATAAAGAAATTCCTCTTCGAGAAATTATTGAGATGGATTCTGAAGATTTCAAAAAGCGATTTGAAATAAGCCCTATCAAACGTGCTAAGTTAAACGGCATTAAACGTAATGCTGAGTTCATAATGAAAAACCGTTGA
- a CDS encoding Rieske 2Fe-2S domain-containing protein: MKHNDGFIKVCKNSELKEKIGRRFFVDDVDVALFKVEGQIYALSNVCIHQKAAIIYDGFIEDGKVTCPSHGWQFNLKTGKVPHGIKGLDSYEVKVIGDDIFVKVFKRELRW; this comes from the coding sequence ATGAAACATAATGACGGCTTTATTAAAGTTTGTAAAAACTCAGAACTTAAAGAAAAAATCGGGAGACGGTTCTTTGTTGATGATGTTGATGTTGCTTTATTTAAAGTTGAAGGACAAATTTATGCTTTGAGCAATGTTTGCATCCATCAAAAAGCGGCGATAATTTATGATGGATTTATTGAAGATGGAAAAGTTACTTGCCCTTCTCATGGCTGGCAGTTTAATTTGAAAACAGGAAAAGTTCCTCATGGAATTAAAGGTCTAGATTCATATGAAGTAAAAGTTATTGGCGATGATATTTTTGTAAAAGTTTTTAAAAGAGAACTGAGATGGTAA
- a CDS encoding MBL fold metallo-hydrolase: MKIGKYELKVIETGVFGLDGGAMFGIIPKPLWSKFNPADEQNRVTLHARNLLLLSDSRKILIDTGIGSDWDEKFIRNYRLDQTENTMSHSLNKLGIKPDEITDVLLTHLHFDHTGGSTYLKDGNWIPTFPNAKYYVQKKHFEWAINPTDRDRGSFIQNRFMPLHNEALLNFIDGEVQFDDEIEFLTINGHTSFQQMIKVHDSSNTVLFCGDLFPFTSHIPIPYVMGYDLQPLVTVQEKKKILPIAIEQNWKLFFEHDPEVIMATVAESQRGFSIDQVFTEMI, translated from the coding sequence ATGAAAATTGGTAAATATGAATTGAAGGTAATAGAAACCGGTGTATTCGGATTAGACGGCGGTGCAATGTTCGGAATAATTCCTAAACCGCTCTGGAGTAAATTTAACCCTGCCGATGAGCAGAACAGAGTTACATTGCACGCACGCAACTTGCTTTTGTTAAGTGACTCGCGCAAAATTTTAATTGACACAGGTATTGGTTCTGACTGGGATGAAAAGTTTATACGAAACTACAGGCTGGACCAAACTGAAAACACTATGTCCCACTCACTCAATAAACTTGGTATTAAACCCGATGAAATAACGGATGTTCTTTTAACTCATCTTCATTTCGATCATACCGGCGGTTCAACTTACTTAAAAGACGGTAATTGGATTCCAACTTTTCCAAATGCAAAATACTATGTTCAGAAGAAACATTTTGAGTGGGCAATAAATCCTACAGATCGTGACCGTGGGAGTTTTATTCAAAATAGATTTATGCCTTTACACAATGAAGCATTATTAAACTTTATTGATGGAGAAGTTCAATTTGATGATGAGATTGAATTTCTTACAATTAACGGACACACATCTTTTCAGCAAATGATAAAAGTTCATGATTCATCCAATACGGTTTTGTTTTGCGGCGATCTTTTTCCATTCACTTCTCATATCCCGATTCCATACGTAATGGGTTATGATCTACAGCCGCTTGTTACTGTACAAGAAAAGAAAAAAATTCTTCCTATCGCAATCGAGCAGAATTGGAAATTATTTTTCGAACACGATCCCGAAGTGATTATGGCAACTGTTGCTGAATCACAAAGAGGATTTTCGATTGACCAAGTTTTTACCGAGATGATTTAA
- a CDS encoding endonuclease/exonuclease/phosphatase family protein, with amino-acid sequence MLNNMIRKFIHSSAEYLIKLLFIALLLNGSIATIIYSQQKQYNELKVMTFNIRYGTANDGENNWEYRKNNVVETIKNFNPDLFGLQEALQLQIDELLKQMPNYSYVGVGRDDGKSAGEHSCIFYLKDRFSVDSSSTFWFSETPDVIASKSWGNNITRICTWALFRDKLSGKSFYIFNLHLDHESQPSREKSSELLVRKISQKSLSVILTGDFNCGNDNHAIKTILSHGLIDSYRKLHKKKPNEGTFNSFKGETNGDKIDFIFVTKEFEVKRSEIVRTSYNGKYPSDHFPVTAEIKY; translated from the coding sequence ATGCTTAACAATATGATAAGAAAATTCATTCATAGTTCAGCGGAATATTTGATTAAGCTTCTATTTATTGCTCTATTGTTGAATGGTTCTATTGCAACAATAATCTATTCTCAACAAAAACAATACAATGAATTAAAGGTAATGACTTTCAATATTCGTTACGGAACAGCAAATGATGGTGAGAACAATTGGGAGTATCGAAAAAATAATGTTGTTGAAACAATTAAGAATTTTAATCCGGATTTGTTTGGATTACAGGAAGCTCTTCAACTTCAGATAGATGAGCTTCTTAAACAGATGCCCAATTATTCCTATGTAGGAGTTGGACGTGATGATGGCAAAAGCGCGGGAGAGCATTCTTGTATCTTTTACTTAAAAGATCGTTTCTCTGTAGATTCGAGCAGTACATTTTGGTTTTCAGAAACGCCGGATGTTATTGCATCTAAAAGCTGGGGCAACAATATCACCCGTATTTGCACGTGGGCTTTATTTCGAGATAAACTTTCCGGCAAATCATTTTACATATTCAACTTACATCTTGATCATGAATCACAACCATCAAGAGAAAAAAGCTCAGAACTTCTTGTTAGAAAGATTAGCCAAAAATCTTTGTCAGTAATTCTAACCGGAGATTTCAACTGCGGGAATGATAATCATGCAATCAAAACAATTCTTTCTCATGGTTTGATTGATTCTTATAGAAAACTTCACAAAAAGAAACCGAATGAAGGAACATTTAATTCATTTAAAGGGGAAACAAACGGAGATAAAATTGATTTTATTTTTGTTACAAAAGAATTTGAAGTAAAAAGATCAGAGATTGTTCGAACTAGTTATAATGGCAAGTATCCTTCAGATCATTTTCCGGTGACTGCAGAAATTAAGTATTAA
- a CDS encoding 4Fe-4S dicluster domain-containing protein, producing MAIMITDECINCGACEPECPNTAIYEGGAEWKLAGNNYGEGKAAPSGADGFFSKDFFYIVPDKCTECVGFHDEPQCAAVCPVDCCVPDPKHVEDKDTLLKRKEYLDGLGR from the coding sequence ATGGCAATCATGATAACTGATGAATGCATCAATTGCGGCGCATGTGAACCGGAATGCCCAAATACAGCAATTTATGAAGGCGGTGCTGAATGGAAACTTGCCGGCAACAATTACGGAGAAGGTAAAGCAGCTCCTTCCGGTGCCGATGGATTTTTCTCAAAAGATTTTTTCTATATCGTTCCCGATAAATGTACCGAGTGTGTCGGATTCCATGATGAACCACAGTGTGCGGCTGTTTGTCCCGTTGATTGCTGCGTTCCGGATCCTAAACATGTGGAGGATAAAGACACACTGTTGAAAAGAAAAGAATATTTGGATGGATTAGGAAGATAA
- a CDS encoding TPM domain-containing protein, translating to MKKIIFFLFLPILFLKAQIEFPVLKNYANDFTNTLSSSELYTFNTALKKFDDSTSNQIVFLMISALNGASLEDFTYQTATKNQIGSKKNNNGVLFFIAKDDRKMRIEVGYGLEGTLPDALTNSILRNEVRPYFKQGDYYSGIAAGINAISLATRGEYQGDGGKRGKGTGTGFPFIFVIILFIIISSIFRKGGKGGGGGILPWIILGSMGGSRSSGGWGSGGGGGFGGFSGGGGGFGGGGASGSW from the coding sequence ATGAAAAAAATAATTTTCTTTTTATTCTTACCTATTTTATTTCTGAAAGCTCAGATAGAGTTTCCGGTATTAAAAAATTATGCAAATGATTTTACTAATACATTATCAAGCTCCGAGCTCTACACTTTTAATACAGCACTTAAAAAATTTGACGATTCAACTTCCAACCAAATTGTATTTCTTATGATCTCTGCTCTTAATGGAGCTTCATTAGAAGATTTTACATATCAAACAGCAACAAAAAATCAGATCGGTTCAAAGAAAAATAATAATGGGGTTCTTTTTTTTATTGCCAAGGATGACCGCAAGATGAGAATTGAAGTCGGTTACGGATTGGAAGGAACTTTACCGGATGCACTTACCAACTCGATTCTTAGAAATGAAGTCCGTCCCTATTTTAAGCAGGGTGATTATTATTCGGGGATTGCCGCCGGAATAAATGCAATATCATTAGCAACGCGCGGTGAATATCAAGGAGATGGAGGTAAAAGAGGAAAGGGTACCGGTACAGGATTTCCTTTCATCTTTGTAATAATCCTTTTCATAATCATCTCTTCCATTTTTAGAAAAGGAGGGAAAGGTGGAGGTGGTGGAATTTTACCTTGGATAATATTAGGTTCAATGGGAGGCAGTCGTAGTAGCGGTGGATGGGGATCTGGTGGTGGCGGCGGTTTTGGCGGATTTTCGGGGGGTGGCGGTGGTTTTGGCGGCGGCGGAGCAAGCGGAAGCTGGTAA
- a CDS encoding LemA family protein → MSKGLKIGLGILGVLVVFIILTVSYVTRKYNGFVGMNENVKSAWGQVENVYQRRADLVPNLVATVKGVANFEKETYTAVTEARAKVGQIKLTSDQLSDPAMIQKFQAAQDGLGSALSRLLVVSENYPQLKASENFQTLQQQLEGTENRITVERQKYNQIAAEFNTAIKKFPGVIIANFGGFKEKEYFKAAVGSEQAPKVQF, encoded by the coding sequence ATGAGCAAAGGTCTTAAGATCGGTTTGGGGATTCTTGGTGTGCTAGTCGTTTTTATTATTCTTACGGTTTCTTATGTCACACGAAAATACAATGGTTTTGTTGGAATGAATGAAAACGTAAAATCTGCCTGGGGCCAGGTGGAAAATGTTTATCAAAGAAGAGCCGATCTCGTTCCAAATTTAGTTGCAACAGTTAAAGGTGTTGCTAACTTCGAAAAAGAAACCTATACAGCAGTAACAGAGGCCCGTGCAAAAGTTGGACAGATTAAACTCACATCCGATCAGCTTAGCGACCCTGCAATGATTCAAAAATTCCAAGCTGCTCAAGATGGTTTGGGAAGTGCGTTATCGCGATTATTAGTTGTATCCGAAAATTATCCCCAACTGAAAGCGAGTGAGAATTTTCAAACTCTACAGCAACAACTTGAAGGTACTGAAAATCGGATTACTGTAGAAAGACAAAAATATAATCAGATTGCAGCTGAATTTAATACTGCAATAAAGAAATTTCCCGGTGTAATAATTGCAAACTTCGGCGGCTTTAAGGAAAAAGAATATTTCAAAGCAGCAGTCGGTTCAGAACAAGCACCAAAAGTACAGTTTTAA
- a CDS encoding PFL family protein: MPYEFGEILETIRMTEIEHFDIRTVTMGISLRDCHDRNIEVTKQKIYDKILRYGKQHVKLAKEVESQYGISIANKRISVTPISIPFDACNAEEFIEIAKTLDKVAEEIGIDYIAGFTALVQKGMTNGELELIKSIPFALSQTKRVCSSVNIGSTKAGINMDAVMMMAEAIKLTAEKTKDNDSIGCAKLVVFANAVEDNPFVAGAFHGVSEPEIVLNVGISGPGVVLEAIREAGNVDLQQLSEVIKKTIFKITRAGELIGRKVAEKNRIPFGIVDISLAPTPAEGDSIADILKAMGIEDVGAPGTTAALAMLNDSVKKAGLMASSSVGGMSGAFIPVSEDMGMIRAVQAGNLSLEKLEAMTAVCSVGLDMIAVPGDTSATTIAGIIADEAAIGIINDKTTAVRIIPAYGKKIGDFVDYGGLLGKAPIMEVRTISCAGFVGRGGRIPAPMRSLTN; encoded by the coding sequence ATGCCTTATGAGTTTGGAGAAATACTTGAAACTATCCGAATGACTGAGATCGAGCATTTCGATATTAGAACTGTAACGATGGGAATTAGTTTGAGAGATTGCCATGATAGAAATATTGAAGTGACTAAACAAAAAATATATGATAAGATTCTTCGATACGGAAAACAGCATGTAAAACTTGCTAAAGAAGTGGAATCACAATACGGAATTTCAATTGCAAATAAGCGTATATCTGTAACACCAATTTCAATTCCATTCGATGCTTGTAACGCAGAAGAATTTATTGAAATTGCAAAGACTCTTGATAAAGTTGCCGAAGAAATCGGTATAGACTATATTGCCGGATTCACAGCACTTGTTCAAAAAGGAATGACCAACGGTGAACTGGAACTAATAAAATCAATTCCATTTGCACTTTCACAAACAAAAAGAGTCTGCTCAAGCGTTAATATAGGTTCTACCAAAGCCGGCATTAATATGGACGCAGTGATGATGATGGCGGAGGCAATAAAACTAACTGCGGAAAAAACAAAAGATAACGATTCGATCGGTTGTGCCAAACTTGTGGTTTTTGCAAATGCAGTTGAAGATAATCCGTTTGTTGCCGGTGCATTCCACGGTGTAAGTGAACCGGAAATTGTTTTGAATGTTGGTATCAGCGGTCCCGGAGTTGTATTGGAAGCTATCCGTGAAGCTGGAAATGTTGATCTGCAGCAGCTTTCGGAAGTGATCAAAAAAACTATTTTTAAAATCACACGTGCTGGAGAATTGATCGGAAGAAAAGTCGCAGAGAAAAATAGAATTCCATTTGGAATCGTAGATATTTCTTTAGCGCCTACACCTGCTGAAGGTGACAGTATAGCAGATATTTTGAAAGCGATGGGCATTGAAGATGTTGGTGCGCCCGGAACAACTGCTGCTCTCGCTATGTTGAATGATTCGGTTAAGAAAGCCGGCTTGATGGCAAGTTCTTCTGTCGGTGGAATGAGCGGTGCGTTTATTCCGGTTAGTGAAGATATGGGAATGATCCGCGCAGTTCAGGCAGGAAATCTTTCACTGGAAAAATTAGAAGCTATGACGGCTGTTTGTTCAGTTGGACTTGATATGATTGCAGTGCCTGGCGATACTTCTGCTACAACTATTGCAGGAATAATTGCTGATGAAGCCGCCATTGGAATAATTAATGATAAAACAACGGCGGTAAGAATTATTCCCGCCTACGGAAAGAAGATCGGAGACTTTGTTGATTACGGCGGACTCTTGGGTAAAGCACCAATCATGGAAGTAAGAACAATAAGCTGTGCAGGATTTGTCGGTAGAGGTGGAAGAATTCCCGCTCCGATGAGAAGTCTTACTAATTAA
- a CDS encoding ACT domain-containing protein, with amino-acid sequence MKFSEEEVRKITFEAISELGDKATPEAVKELVRRRVESMGGDYKFDKSDVSSGRVILTSFGLNHPGIVAGVTKALGDANCDIQDLSQKILGDFFTMIMVIDISTSQKDLKEIQEEMNKIAELLKIKIYLQHEDVFRFMHRI; translated from the coding sequence GTGAAGTTTTCAGAAGAAGAAGTAAGAAAAATTACATTTGAAGCAATTAGTGAATTAGGAGATAAAGCTACTCCGGAAGCAGTAAAAGAATTGGTACGTAGACGAGTTGAATCAATGGGCGGCGATTACAAATTTGATAAAAGTGATGTCTCATCAGGTCGTGTAATTTTAACATCATTTGGTTTGAATCATCCCGGCATAGTGGCGGGTGTAACTAAAGCACTTGGTGATGCAAATTGTGATATTCAAGATCTTAGTCAAAAAATTCTCGGCGATTTTTTTACAATGATTATGGTAATTGATATTTCCACTTCGCAAAAAGATTTAAAAGAAATTCAAGAAGAGATGAATAAAATTGCTGAATTGCTGAAAATAAAAATTTATTTGCAGCACGAGGATGTTTTCCGTTTTATGCACAGAATATGA
- the yidD gene encoding membrane protein insertion efficiency factor YidD, whose amino-acid sequence MKRFKVGKALSICIYLFLFSSTYNLNAQTDWVKWEGKETFYELLATHHHDYTVDKSSLGMTLLSVMRDTYYFFISDLDGDNCPFEPSCSAFFLQSVKETSIFKGTLMFADRFTRDLNFFKGMNHYLLLSSNKFFDPAYNYTLYSKKIKFYSGRDIEN is encoded by the coding sequence GTGAAAAGATTCAAAGTTGGAAAAGCATTAAGCATTTGTATTTATTTATTCTTATTCAGTTCTACATATAATCTTAATGCACAAACTGATTGGGTAAAGTGGGAAGGTAAAGAAACTTTTTACGAACTTCTTGCCACTCATCATCATGATTATACAGTTGATAAATCTAGTTTGGGAATGACATTGCTTTCGGTTATGCGAGACACATATTACTTTTTTATATCTGATTTGGATGGCGATAATTGTCCTTTCGAACCATCGTGCTCAGCATTTTTTCTTCAGTCAGTTAAAGAAACAAGTATTTTTAAAGGAACGTTGATGTTCGCAGACCGTTTTACACGGGACTTAAATTTTTTTAAAGGAATGAATCATTACCTGTTGCTTTCATCTAATAAATTTTTTGACCCTGCTTATAACTATACACTTTATTCTAAAAAAATAAAATTCTATTCTGGCCGTGATATTGAGAACTAA
- a CDS encoding acyl-CoA dehydrogenase yields MNFEFTEEQLMIQQTAREFAESEIAPTSVERDKESKFPAELVKKLGELGFMGMMVDLKYDGAGLDTVSYVLAMIEISKVDASLGVIMSVNNSLVCYGLEKWGSDLIKEKYLKPLARGEKLGAFALSEPEAGSDATKQNTYAHKEGNHWVINGMKNWITNGSSADYYLVVTQTDKEKAHHGITTFLVEKGTPGFGHGVKEDKLGIRSSDTCSLTFENCKVPEENIIWEVGKGFNFAMNTLNGGRIGIASQAVGIAEGCLDAATKYAKTRKAFGTEISNHQAIQFKLADMSTKVEAAKLLTLQAAALKDADKKYVKESAMAKLYSSKIAVECALEAIQIHGGYGYVREYLVERYLRDAKITEIYEGTSEIQRIIIARELLKD; encoded by the coding sequence ATGAACTTCGAATTCACAGAAGAACAATTGATGATCCAGCAGACAGCTCGAGAGTTTGCAGAATCTGAAATAGCTCCAACTTCAGTTGAGCGGGATAAAGAATCTAAATTCCCTGCTGAATTGGTAAAGAAACTTGGCGAACTTGGATTTATGGGAATGATGGTAGATCTAAAATATGATGGTGCCGGACTTGATACCGTTAGTTATGTTTTAGCAATGATTGAGATTTCAAAAGTTGATGCAAGTCTGGGAGTAATAATGTCCGTAAACAATTCATTAGTTTGTTACGGATTGGAAAAGTGGGGAAGCGATCTTATAAAAGAAAAATATTTAAAACCACTTGCACGCGGAGAAAAACTTGGGGCATTTGCATTATCAGAACCTGAAGCCGGAAGTGATGCAACTAAGCAAAACACATATGCACATAAGGAAGGTAATCATTGGGTTATTAACGGAATGAAGAATTGGATTACCAATGGATCTTCCGCTGATTATTATTTAGTTGTTACTCAAACAGATAAAGAAAAAGCTCATCACGGAATTACAACATTTCTGGTAGAAAAAGGAACGCCGGGTTTTGGGCACGGAGTTAAAGAAGATAAACTTGGTATTAGAAGCAGCGATACTTGTTCGTTAACTTTTGAAAACTGCAAAGTTCCGGAAGAAAATATTATTTGGGAAGTCGGCAAAGGATTTAACTTTGCAATGAATACTTTGAACGGCGGAAGAATTGGAATTGCATCCCAAGCTGTTGGAATTGCTGAAGGATGTCTTGATGCCGCTACTAAATATGCAAAAACCCGCAAAGCTTTTGGAACTGAAATTTCTAACCATCAGGCAATTCAATTTAAGCTTGCAGATATGTCAACGAAAGTTGAAGCGGCAAAACTTTTAACTCTTCAAGCTGCAGCATTAAAAGATGCCGATAAGAAATATGTTAAAGAATCGGCAATGGCTAAATTGTATTCCTCAAAAATTGCAGTGGAATGTGCACTTGAAGCAATTCAAATCCACGGTGGTTATGGTTACGTTAGAGAATATTTAGTTGAAAGATATTTACGCGATGCGAAGATCACGGAAATTTACGAAGGTACTTCGGAGATTCAGAGAATTATAATTGCGAGAGAATTGTTGAAAGATTGA